The following coding sequences are from one Hymenobacter sp. DG25A window:
- a CDS encoding YtxH domain-containing protein: MGSKTTTGILCFAGGALTGAVLGILYAPEKGRETRSWLSYKLEKYRETLADLTESLVTSRNENAPSSAKSEGQRVIRDAKDKAEQLLGDVDQLINQINSRRSTL, encoded by the coding sequence ATGGGTAGCAAAACCACTACCGGCATCTTGTGCTTTGCAGGCGGCGCCCTCACCGGGGCCGTTCTCGGCATTCTATACGCCCCCGAAAAAGGCCGCGAAACCCGCAGCTGGCTCAGCTATAAGCTCGAAAAATACCGCGAGACCCTGGCCGACCTCACCGAAAGCCTCGTGACCAGCCGCAACGAAAACGCGCCGTCCTCGGCCAAATCGGAAGGCCAGCGCGTCATCCGCGACGCCAAGGACAAAGCCGAGCAGCTGCTGGGAGATGTTGATCAGCTTATCAATCAGATTAACTCCCGCCGCTCCACGCTGTAA